The following coding sequences are from one Triticum aestivum cultivar Chinese Spring chromosome 5A, IWGSC CS RefSeq v2.1, whole genome shotgun sequence window:
- the LOC123103496 gene encoding iron-sulfur assembly protein IscA-like 2, mitochondrial — MASVRPPLRRLALLLNSRIRANNRFLASASTSTSSYPTAAAAGTATTETPAPEEPEVVSMTDNCVRRLKELHTKEPSAKGNMLRLSVEAGGCSGFQYTFSLDSKENADDRVFEKNGVKLVVDNVSYDFVKGSTIDYVEELISSAFVVSTNPSAVGGCSCKSSFMVK, encoded by the exons ATGGCCTCGGTTAGGCCCCCTCTCCGCCGCCTCGCGCTGCTGCTTAACAGCCGCATCCGCGCCAACAACCGCTTCctcgcctccgcctccacctccacctcctcctaccccaccgccgccgcagccggcaCCGCCACCACCGagacgccggcgccggaggagccgGAGGTCGTCAGCATGACGGATAACTGCGTCCGT AGACTCAAAGAGTTGCATACTAAAGAACCATCTGCTAAGGGCAACATGTTGCGCTTGAGCGTTGAAGCTGGTGGCTGTTCTGGATTCCAGTACACCTTCTCACTGGATAGCAAGGAAAATGCTGATGATAG GGTCTTCGAGAAGAATGGTGTTAAGTTGGTTGTCGACAATGTCTCATACGACTTCGTGAAAGGTTCAACAATCGATTATGTAGAGGAATTGATAAGCTCAGCATTTGTG GTTTCAACCAATCCAAGTGCTGTTGGAGGCTGCAGCTGCAAGAGTTCCTTCATGGTTAAATAA